ttaataaataaaaaaagtattttcatcGTCGACAGAGTCATAAACCTATTGAAATCGCTCGCCGGATTCATTTACGCCATAAAAGTCACCGATACACAAATAAAAGTCTTTATATTCGGGATTCCAGATACCAAccgtcaacatcatcatcatcagcatcaccaTTATGACAGCCAATCGAGTAAATGAGTATGACTGGAAGGGTCATATAAAACTCTTTTGTTCGGTCATCTGGGAGCGATTCCGTCGGGGTTGAACAGTGGTTTTACACTCTGTAGAACCCTACCCCCTCCCACAACCCCAAGTACGGGGTCCCAAGAGGACTACCCATACAAGTagaaccctccccccacccttcccTGCTGGAGGAATAACATCATTCTTGGGCACCCTCACCCCACCCAGGGGTGTTAGGGTGGTGGGATTACTCCTATCGGTATCttccttttactctctctctttctctatctatctccGGGAATCAAAAAGTATTTCTTAGTAATCCGAGGGTATCACTCGATGCCCATTTCGGTCTCCCGTAGACAATGCCAGTGGAAAACGGCTCGATTGTTTCACCCTCTATAACTACTTTCATCTCCTTgggttcgtccttttgttccgtTTTATTGTCTAATTGCCCCGACTATCACTATAAACGTAAAGGGAGACAATGGAAGGTTGTATTTGGCTTTTGTGAGAAGCACAGTAGGCTCGCATTGTAATGCAAATAGAGggatttttgtatttacatggCTCAACTAAGACTCACACACGCTAATTCAGGCAGCACGACTCTATTGTTGGGCGACACTCCGTTACAGAGAGTCGAGTTAaattgctccctctctctctctctctctctctctctctctctctctctctctctctctctcaatcaatctaTCTGGATGATgtctcaagataaataatcaagataaataaaaatataaaataaaaagaagctaAATTCAAACTGTGTGTGTGCAACTGATGCTGTTTTAACCCGAACAGTTAATCCAGtaaacagaaatattaaaaaaaagagaatcagtaataagaaaaatataagatataCAAGAAAAACGACAAGAATCaagaaagattaaaagaatcgcagaaaaataaataatacacaaacaaCTGACAGGCAAATTTCTTCTTTCGCAAATTTAATCTCATAACACTTTAAGAACAACCTCTCGCACTCTTCAATATTAGCGATGGCAACGAGAGCTGCAACGTTGGTAGCACGCGTTTGTCACGTTCTGTAGCGGGATGCAAGAGAAAAACGCTGTTCGAAACATGCTAGTAGCACGTATGGAGAACTGTGTAAACATCCGGGTATTTCGTGCGTAGATATAATCATTCTCTTTATGAAGGCCAACAAAGATGCTGAAGGCGTATTAGGTAGTGCCAATTGCTccttaatttcatatatacatacatacataaatacataccatacatatattatatatatatattatatatatatatatagtatattatatatataatatatgtatatatataatagattatatatatttatatagatatataatttatatatatataatatatataatatatatatatatctatatatatatatatatgatatatatatatatactatatatattacgttgCAGCTCTTGTTGCCagtcgatactatatatatactagatatatatatatatatatatatatatatatataacatatatatataattacgtattatatctgtatatacatacacacacataaatatactagCCTTTAATTGAAAATTCTGACTGCAAGAATGTTGCGTCAACAAACCTTTAAAGCCTATCAATTACCAATCAGGTTGAAACTTTGATAGTACCTGTAATTAAAAGGACAATGGCGGACAGCATGTGCTTATGAGTGCatattgtttatttaaattattcatttatttatttctatctatttatttatttatttactttggtgCTGGTTGGCTTTGGACAGATGTGTCTCCTGTGAAAGTGAACTCAGAAAGGATGCTTACTTACATGACTAATGTTTCTTAATTAGATGGATAGGAAATTAAACTGCATTTGCGAGTACGAATGAATCTGAGAAATATTTCCTTCTGTGCGACTTTTTGGCAttaaattttgtacattttatgcatgagagagagagagagagagagagagagagagagagagagagagagagagagaggcagcacaCAAATACTAAGGGATAATCTCTGTCAATacattctaagagagagagagagagagagagagagagagagagagagagagagagagagagagagagagagctattttggATTATCCTTTTAGGGAGAGGGGGACTGCTTACCATATtactatataaattaatatatcacgagagagagagagagagaagagagagagagagagagagagagagagagagagagagagagttaggtaaataaatttaattaagagaactATTTTGAATTATGCATTCTTTTAATGGAGATGGGGACTGCTTGCCATATTGCTGAATTATCCATTTTTAGGGAGAGGGGAACTGCTTGCGATAATACTgttcaaataaatatatcatgagagagagagagagagagagagagagagagagagagagagagagagagagagagagagagagagagaaagttaggtAAATAAATTTGATTAAGAGAGCTATTTTTGATTATGCATCACTTTAATAGAGATGGGGACTGTTTGCCACATTGCTATTTGAATTGCTAtatcaggcgagagagagagagagagagagagagagagagagagagagagaatcgtgggTACGGCGGATGCCTTCGAGAGCATCCGGTAGAACCTCCCGGGGCAAGTTTCCACGGTCCGAATTAAAGGCTTTATGACTCTTCGGTGGaacccattttttctctttttatttctattgaccTCTTGGCGTCCCTCTTACTCGCCATAACCTGATCTTAATTGGGAGTTAATGACCATGGCTATAACCCTCTCCTTACCACTTATTATGATCCTGGTAAAAAGAGTACCTCGTTCGGATTTTTCTCTGGGTAATGCGCCTTGCTTCTTTCATTACTATGGGGTTTTATgacgatttttctttttatatatcccTCAATCACGTGGTACTGTGATCTCTGTTTCTTAGGAATGTTTTGTTACCTCTGTATTAATATATTCTGCTTTCGTTTTTTATTGTTTGATTTCCTCTCCTTCTAGACAGCGGAATGTAATGCTCTGAAGTCTTATTCCTCTACTTTGTAGCGAAAACGACCTTCCACTATTTCGAAATAGAGGTGATTTTCATCTAATGTGCAAGGGTTATAGAataaagagaatgaaaatttttataaagtgaAATTAAGCCTCAAATTTTGCCTGAAGAAcaattatttttcagaaaaatctTCACATGAATTGCTGCTTAGTACGTGAACCtcaaatttataaattcaaaggCTAGATTCAATGGCTGATGATCTCTTTTTGAgcaatttcttatttttaatacttCGTACTGGGTACATTTTTTTaggttacttttttttaaagcgCTATTAAACCCCTTTATATGATACTATCATCTGATGTGAAAATTTCTCCGCAGCGTTGGGTAAACGCTAGATATCAAAAGCATACATTACATTgtcttaataattttaatatttcaggtTACTTTTGCATTGTACTGTAAGGGACTAGTCAGCGATCTCTTCAGTCGAATTTCGTTGTATTGCTAAATATGGCGGCTCAGAGACGGCAGTAAATGCATGCTACTTTCACCAAAGTTTTCTAATTTCATGGCTGCAAATTTCTAATTTAatattgtaattgtattctttgaTTTTCTAATAATGTTACGTGATTTACATAGCAATAGGGGTGTAATCGTTCATGATTACATGAAACAACATAAAGAGACTAtgaatcaaaatattttcatactttcaaatgttttatttcacaatcaacaataacaatattaacaataaactTACACAACATATCACAGATTAGGAGGCCTTATTAACTAATACTGGTGGGTCATACATAGCAAGTATGTGACATTTGCACAGGAGTAGCAATAGCCATCGTGCCTTGTAAAATACTGAGGTATATATGCAAAGTGAGAATTCTggataaattatatcaaacagaaatgtaaaaaataaaacctatcATAAGATATTGCATGTTTTGAACAGTGGttgtaaataaatgtagtatTTAAATGGGCTTCTTGTCTTGACAGGAACATTTTGCATTGCTGATTCGGAAGATTTTGACTAATAACCTTCcattaatatttgtatatttagaaGTAAATTAATCTAACATTGCCGAAGAAGACATTCAGTACCTTCATAACACACATGTGTAGAGACACAACGAACAGAACAACAGAACATAACTAAAACAACGTGCGTGTGACATGAAAGTTACAAAGAAGAAATGAAGACAAGTAAAACTCGTAGACATAAACATTATTTGCTCTCATGTATCCCTCTTCAGGAGTTCAGAGAGGGCAGTAATGTAGGTCTGCGCCATCTGCAGCGTTTCAAATTTGGAGAGCTTCCTGTCGTTCCCGAGAGCTGGCACCACCTCTCGCAGCCTCTCAAAGGCGCTGTTCAGGCCGTTCATTCTCCTGCGTTCGCGGGCGTTCGCCTGCAGCCTCCGTTTTTTCTTGGTGTCGGAGTTCACGTGTTTCTGTTGCCTCCTCCGGATCCTCAGAGGCTTCCTATCGAAGATCCCCTGCGAATGAATCAGCGTCTCCGTCCGCGTCTCCATCTTTTGAGGTCCACCGGACGCGGGGTACATTCCACCATCGGCCACGCCCCCCAACGGATTGTGAAGGGCGCCGCCATTTGGCCAGAAGTTCTCGTAATTGACAGACGTGAAGGGTGGGTTGACTTTCTCACTGCCGACTGCTACAGAGTCTTGAAATTCAAAAGCGCCCGGCTGGACAAAGGACGTTTCTCTCGCATTCTCGACGGAAGGGTAATAACTTTGGTTCCCACTGCCGTAGTAGTTGCCCGCGATATAGTTATTCGGAGGAGCGGGCGAAGAAAGGTCAGTGTAAACTGGTGTAGGCGTGACGTTCATATAATGCTGATGGGCGGGGCTAGCGGGTGCCTCTACACTACCGGGACTGCCACAGGGGGTGTCGCACCCGTCACTGTACGCTTCCAAGTATTCGTTCTGGGCGAGATCACTTCTTATTAAACCATTGAAATCTTCGGCGCACAAATCGCTAAATGACGGCGGATTCCTCCAACGGTACACTCTTGTATCCATGGCCATAATAAACACCCTTTGATCACCACTAccgtgttttttttccttctttttttcttcttcttctttcgtaaTCACAAAGCACAGTTTAGGATAACTGTTTCTGTCCGTTTTAAAAATGACTTCTTggccacaggaaaattataagaGAGACGTTTCACGGTTTCCACTCAATGGATCCTTTGGTTCCCTCTGAAGAAAACCTCACTGaatgagacctctctctctctctctctctctgctggcggCCAACGGGTTTGACGTAAGCCCGAGGCAGATGCTTCCGTGCTACTGAGCGACGGGCTTGGGGAGGTCTGACGACCATCACAATGGACACCTTATTTTTCCCTTAGATAGTCAAGTCCCGCCAGCTGTTGCCACGCCCTCTTTTTAAGAGCGAGGAAACATACGCTAATAGAAGTTACTTTTCGAGGTAATATGCACTTGAGAGGGCTTAAAAATGCTTCTTGAATTACCTTGAGTTGATCGCTATCGTATATAACTGGGACGAAAATAAAGCGAAACCAGAAAAGCGTGACTGAAACGGCAACATCATGTGTACCTGGTGTCACGTGACCAATGCGGGCCAATGACAATGGCTGGGCGTATGACGTCACCTGTCGATTGTTTGGAGGTCCATTGATCACGGAATTTGCTGGTTCGCTATACAAACATGGTGGATTATCTAGCAAAATCATAATCTAATTTTCATAAGcgatttttaattttatgcacTGGCTTGCACATTAATCTGAACTGCCACCAAGATAAGGCTAACTTTATAAAGGAAATAACGTGTTGCTACTACTGTATACGTTCATACAATAGTTTATGAATAAACAACGACCAGTAATCGACATTTCCATTAACACGAATCAATACGAGGACCAGTCACTGAGCAACGCCGCTAAAATACCTCAAGCTGAATTAACTCCACGTATATTTACTGTGTTTTTCtgacttttaaaattaataaaagcactCAACAGGGGATGCCCTTTTCTCTATAAAAAGTTTTGGATTAATTTCGTCATATTTTAACATGTTAAAAAAAGCAGAACATAACGAAGAATGTTCTGGGAGTGTTCTGAATAAATTTAGATaaagtgttcatttatatattatatatatatatatatatatatatatatatatatatatatatatatatatatatatatatatatatatatatataatattatataaatattatatattatatatatatataatatattataatataatatatatatatatatatattatatacaaaacacacacatacacaacacagacacaccacacacacacacacacatatatatatatatatatatatatatatatatatatatatatatatataattatttatgattCAGGAGTGTGTAAGTTCTCAAATAACGCAAGTAAATACACAGCCAAATACCTTCCTGTACTTGTGTATAATAAACACATTACCAGTTACCGACACCCGCGTATAATATCTTAATAGAAAGCGTCAGGAAATTCCTTCCATATTAACAATATGCaaagtattttgattttatcattgtttGATTAACCACCGTGGTCTTCCAACTGGTATTGCAAGAATGATTATCATGTACTGTGGGCTCCTGCCAGCACAGATTCTTTGATTACTAGGAGactagaaatttttaaaaaattagtattatattattattattattattattattattattattattattattattattattattattagtatcatggCAACTGCCATCATTATTTCTTTTCCCAGATACGGCATGAATAAGGCTTGACAAaagagttatatataaatatatatatatgatatatatatatatatatatatatatatatatatagatatatatatagatataatatatatatagagatatatatatatatatatatatatatatatatatatatatatatatataatatatatatatatattatatagatatatatatatagatatatataatatatatatatataatatatatagatatgtatacatatatagatatatacatagatatatatatatatatatatatattagtatatatatatatatatatatatatatatatatatatatatatatatatataatatatatatatcgtataaataTTGCTGTTAGTGGCATCAATGAGTTTCTTTCATGAATCGTCGTAacaccgagttttttttttttttttttttagattctcaTGCGACAGTGgtgaaaaactaaaattaaattttttcccatATAGCAtcaatatatatgaaacatattatatatatatatatatatatatatatatacatacatatatatatgcgtgggtgtgtgtatacatacacattataaaaAACCGCGGAGGAATgttttgcaactctctctctctctctctctctctctctctctctctctctctctctctctcagtttaaatTCGAAATGTAAATTCGTTAACATGTTTTGAACTTAACATCATCTCCATTTGTCTGtgaaaatttaaactaaaaaaaattgctttatatgtgtatacatatatatatataatatacatatatatatatatatatattatatatatatatatagatatatatatatatatatatatagtatatatattatatatatagatatatataattatatatatatatatttagatatatatatgatatatatatatatatataatatatatatatatatatatatatatatatatatataaatatatgatatatactatatatatatatatatatatatatatagatatatatatatatatatagatatataatacatatatatatatgtatatatatatatatatatatatatatatatatatatatatatatatatatatatatatatatacacatatacatttatattcgtATATGATACCCATACGAAACAATCTATAAAACATgggttgaacaaatgaaaaactcTACGCCTGTCAACCGGCAAATATCACCACATTATTTGTCGCCAGTCCAAACTTAATTTTTTATGGTATTCAATCATCAGATATTTATAGGATCCTTTTATATCATGACGTAAGAACAAGCAAGTTATTCacttatgagtatatatatataatatatatatatatatatataatatatatatatatatatatatgtgtgtgtgtgtgtgtgtgtgtgtgtgtgtgtgtgtttgtgtgtgtgtatactatatatataatatttagtcgACAAGTAACCTAAGATTAGTTAATTTCACTATGCACTGGGCGCAACTTACAGGTAAAATTAGTTAAATGAGATAAATCCACCTCCCCTAATTAGGATTCTTCCTTACGTAATGAAGGTAAAAAAATATCATGTGAgcgaaaaaaagtagaaaaacgaCCTTTGTGTTTTGCGTTGCTTCAGTTTTTGTTGCCAGTTTTCTGCGTGCAACATTTGCTATTATTCTCGATTGTCTGTTGAGtactgtgttattattattattggtgttgaaATAAAGATTCTGTAAACCTAGAGAAGTAGTTGAGAACAATTCAAAGGACAAATTTCATGAATCCATTATTCCCACGCCGTTGGAAGACTTGCAAGAAATAACTATTCTATTAAGTgtaatgcactctctctctctctctctctctctctctctctctctctctctctctctctctctctctcgtccttataAATCATTTGCACCAATAAATGCTCCAGGAAAGCGGACATCTATAGGACGGTTCATATAGTGGTGAACTTGCATTTATTACGATAGATGTTCGATTTATCTATATTTCCATCCCTTTTCGAGACACGCTTGTGAGAACCTCTCTACAAACTATAAAATGGTCAccatcaaatgagagagagagagagagagagagagaggaggtgatgGTGATGGTACAGCTCCGGCCCGGTTGCTCTCTGAAAATCGGCTCAGCCTAAGTAATAATCCTTAATTGAAACCAGAAGTGAAATTTTTCCTGGCCGGGAATACTTCAGAAGTCAAGAACACCTGGGTTAGGATGAGATGGCTGGGAGGGAAGCTGGTCTCTTCTGGCTGGGGGATGGGGGGAATGATTCGGGGATCCTCGATGTGGCTAGGGGTGGCATGGGACGGTAGTTACTGGGATGGGCCATGGAAGGGGAGGACAACCTTGATGTAGGTAAGGGAATAGGGTTCTGTTAAGGGTGGTTAGCCCCGGAGTGGCATGGGTTGTATGGCAATGGGACTGGGCACTAGAATTGGATAGGTGGCGGGTCTGGGGTGGCGGGTGATGAAGATGGAGGGTGAGGGGTGACCGGTGGGgtgtgagagagaaaagaagggagGGAGGGTTAATGTTTTAATTGCGGCGCTGCTTCTTCTGAGGGTGATGCCCGAGGCGTCGCGCTATTAGGTGAAAGTGTCTTTTTTTCAGTCGACCACCCTCTTAGAAAGTCGCAGGAAACACACGCGAAGGCAAATGCTACACAGTGATATTTTTCACTCTCTTCCTTGTTTTATTACTATTCACAGTTTTTTCCGGTCATGACTTTCAGACTAATGGCAAATTATACAGGATAATTGCTATGGGACAATTTTCAAGTTTGCCTTTTGATTATGTCCAACGTTTCGCTGTCAGGATGATAccgagtaaattttttttcttttaattcagttttttacCTCCAGCGAGACTTCACTCAgtcttttcataaatcaaatgcaCCTTCTGAGCGAAAACTTTTTTAACTCTAGACTAACGATTACCTTACACATATACACAGGAGTAATAATAGTGATTTCAGTTATTGAAGATGACCTCATTTGTGTTTGAACTGGTTTATATTGCACGGATAACCGCATACTTCTTACGGTTGCTTCTTTAATATAAACTTAGTCTATCACTTATCTAGATACAACGAATACCTGATGTATGGGGGACTTGGAGAAGGTCCTATAGGTTAGTTCTGCTCGAGTTGCGGTTGTGGAAGTCTACGGgataaaaacatacaattacattTATCACTATTACATCTAACGGGGAAATACAACGATGGACAAAATTAAATATGCTGAAATATTACATACAAGCGATACCGAACGGTtttgagagagaaattttatgtaACGTAGATAAATTACTTTGTGATATTAGCAATTACGGATAATTTAAGAAAGTTAGGGTATACTATGAAACGTGCAATTCTAACTGGAATATGCATCATTGTCATCTATTTTCGTGTTGATTAAGGAAGGATTGGTGCAACCCTCTACCCTGTATACattaaaaattttatgaatataatttgtGACGTATAATGAGGAAACAAAAACCGGAAAAAATTTCCAGAGTTCAATGGTTGTAAGACAAGAGGAGATGGCAACATGATGGCTTCATTACTGCAatgttaggtctctctctctctctctctctctctatgtgtgtgtgtgtgtgattgagtATACGTTCAATTATCCTTAATTATCTATTCCCTGACAGAGAAAggcgaaaattaaatgaaaataaagaagtgCTTAAGGCAAAGCAGTAAAAGCTATTTGGGAAATTACTTTAAATTCAAAGGGTGCCATGAACAGTATCGAATCATCATCCTTAAGCGGTATCATGTCtaacaaaaaatgacaatttaagACATATCCTTTCCTTTTACATAACGACGTGggagttctataactttcctagTAGTACTACTATAGTATCCATCTACTTGTTGTGAACAACGTAAAGAAGGAAAGGGCATCACTTGAAACAACACTTTTTATCTTGATTAACGCTTCTCACCTTGACAGTCCGTGGGATGTGGTTTTACCATGAAAGGGGTGAGAATGTAGCAAGTACTTCTAAATGACCTGATCTCACCTTTTGACATCTTGTTCGCCTCAAGTGTTTACGCTTCGCTGAAACGGGATGGGatgatgcttctctctctctctctctctctctctctctctctctctctctctctctcttctcactagtTAGAATGGATATCTTattttgactttgacttttctGTCTCTGTCTTATCGAAACAACTCGTGGGTGCCttgttctgctctctctctctctctctctctctctctctctctctctctctctctctctcttagctagTTACAATGGAAGTTAGACTGGATACcttattttgatttttctgtGTCTGTCTTATCGAAACTACTCGTAAGTGCCttgtttgcttttctctctctctctctctcgtctcttctctctctctctctctctctctctcttattttaagtTTCCCGTCTCTCTTATCAAGACTACCagtaggtgctctctctctctctctctctctctctctctctctagtgagcTAGTTCAGAAACTTTGTTTTGATTTTCGTGCCCcgatttgcttctctctctctcaaaaatttattatgaaccttaattttaggtttattattattattattattattattattattattattattattattattaagatacgttttacaagtatttataacatgcaaggtcgtgtacaatgctcatcgacccgcccaccgattgtattattattattattattattattattattattattattattattattattattattattaccatcgaAAATCACAAATAGAAAAATCCTAACTTTCTACTACGGGCCGAAAAGCTTTGCTCCTATATGTATAAACGGAATCTTATCTAGCAGGGGTTTCTAACTGGAGATGAAATATATGCATCCCTGTGGATTTAGGCTAAACTATATATCTTCGTGCAGGAAGCAGAGACTtcaaataatttagaaatatgGGATTTCGGTGCTGTTACGTTACCGGCTATAACGAGGCGAGAGTCGCTTTTATGGATTTTTATGTGCACTTCAAGGTTAacgagtggctctctctctctctctctctctctctctctctctctctctctctctctctctctctctctcttcgtatttgcttttacATAAAGATACTGGACGTGTTTGCGGGTAAAaaccttggcaaaaaaaaaaaactttaaaaaactatCACCACTATATGATGACGCTGGTACCTATATTGTTATTGTCGTTTTTGttattggtggtggtggtggttgtggtgtGGGTGGTTTActtcatatttcaatatttcatgACTGAaacagattgattgattgattgtgggttttctggcgtcacaactaccagggtcaccgacgccgaatacaaAGTGTgatcttttacctttatttaaaatcttgtttaatatattataaattttattgacTGAAACAGGAATGGCATTTAATTCTGAAAGCGACGATTTCCCAACTTTGTTGCCCAAGCATTTCCAGATTTAAAGCTCTGGcctcattaaaaaagaaatcaaagcaatagagagagagagagagagagagagagagagagagagagagagagagagagagagagctttaatccTTTTAATGGTAATACAATAAATTGAATACATTACTGTAGAGTAAACTTTACGGtaaacttcattaaataaaggaatataaaattctaTTGGTATTCTTAATAAATTGTCACTGGCGAGACATATAACTAAAAGTGGAATCATCTTGTTTTCTCGAGCTACCACGTCACACCATTAattttaaatcagcaaaattcagaTAAATCAACAAAAGTCGGATAAAGCATTACAATACATTATACTTGATATTTATATGTCCACAtacttaatattaaaaaaatcattcacCTTATCTTTGGTTAAGAACAAATATACCATCGAAATCTTAACTTTTGTCTTGAAATATCTGACGTATCTATACCTCTACAACTTACTTGCTCT
The DNA window shown above is from Macrobrachium nipponense isolate FS-2020 chromosome 30, ASM1510439v2, whole genome shotgun sequence and carries:
- the LOC135202038 gene encoding uncharacterized protein LOC135202038 encodes the protein MAMDTRVYRWRNPPSFSDLCAEDFNGLIRSDLAQNEYLEAYSDGCDTPCGSPGSVEAPASPAHQHYMNVTPTPVYTDLSSPAPPNNYIAGNYYGSGNQSYYPSVENARETSFVQPGAFEFQDSVAVGSEKVNPPFTSVNYENFWPNGGALHNPLGGVADGGMYPASGGPQKMETRTETLIHSQGIFDRKPLRIRRRQQKHVNSDTKKKRRLQANARERRRMNGLNSAFERLREVVPALGNDRKLSKFETLQMAQTYITALSELLKRDT